Proteins co-encoded in one Streptomyces roseochromogenus subsp. oscitans DS 12.976 genomic window:
- a CDS encoding acyl-CoA thioesterase, producing the protein MTDQVTDPEPDIPGKPTSASRTTLSHIMTHNDTNLLGTVHGGVIMKLVDDAAGAVAGRHSGGPAVTASMDEMAFLEPVRVGDLVHVKAQVNWTGRTSMEVGVRVLAERWNESAPATQVGSAYLVFAAVDADGKPRPVPPVVPETDRDRRRYQEAQIRRTHRLARRRAIRELREKRLAEGFED; encoded by the coding sequence ATGACAGACCAGGTCACGGACCCGGAACCGGACATCCCCGGCAAGCCGACGTCCGCCTCGCGCACCACTCTCAGCCACATCATGACCCACAACGACACCAACCTCCTGGGGACGGTGCACGGCGGGGTGATCATGAAGCTGGTCGACGACGCGGCGGGCGCGGTGGCGGGCCGGCACTCCGGCGGCCCCGCCGTCACCGCGTCCATGGACGAGATGGCCTTCCTGGAGCCGGTCCGCGTCGGTGACCTGGTCCATGTGAAGGCCCAGGTCAACTGGACCGGCCGGACCTCCATGGAGGTCGGCGTACGGGTCCTCGCCGAGCGCTGGAACGAGTCGGCCCCGGCCACCCAGGTCGGCTCCGCCTACCTGGTCTTCGCCGCCGTCGACGCCGACGGCAAGCCGCGCCCGGTGCCGCCGGTCGTCCCGGAGACCGACCGCGACCGCCGCCGCTACCAGGAGGCCCAGATCCGCCGCACCCACCGCCTGGCCCGCCGCCGCGCCATCCGCGAGCTACGCGAGAAGAGACTGGCCGAGGGGTTCGAGGACTAG